The genomic segment GATCAGCAACGGCCCCGTCACGTCGCTCGGGCCAGACGGATTGCCGGTCGTGGATGTGATCGAGCCGACGCGTGCTGTGACAGTGGCGATGTTCGTGCCGACGTTGAGTCCGTCGAGATTGATCGGTCCGCCCGCGATGAAGACGTCATCCTTGAACGGAGCATTCTTGATGTCGATCGCACCAGTGCCGTCGTAGGTTCGGCCGATGCTGATCGAGACAAAGCCGTCGTAGAAATAACCGAGTTCGGTGGTCGACAGGTTGATCTCGCCAGTGGCGCCGTCTCCCAGTCCGATCGTGGCGTCTGCCACACGGGGACGGACAATCAGCCTGCCAGTCGACCTGAGGACCGGATCACCATTGGCGCCGCCCGTCATTTCGATAGAGCGGGTTGTCAGCGCCAGTTGTCCCAGAGCGGCCGCCCCGCCGATGACCGTTCCTGATTTGAATTGCAAATCAGGGAAGGCGCCCATCGCTTTGCCGCGCAATTCCATGGAGGAGTTCCCGGCAGAAATGATTTGTGCGCCGCCGACTTGAGCCAGACGCAGTCCCACGCCGCCGCCCGTTCCAGCGGCACCATCGAGCAGCAGAGCGCCGCTGGTGATGAGCACCTGGCTCTGTCCGGTGATATCGATCCCTCCCGCATTCCCGGTAGCGGAACCACCGTTGCCGGTCACCGTGATGTCACCCGCAATCGCGCTGACGATGGACTGTGTATCAATACGCACGCCGGTGGCATCGAGGCTGCCGGTCCCGCCTTTTCCGGTGATCACGATATCCGAGGCGTTGGCGTCGATGCCGAGGGAAGCCACGGTGCTGCCAGCCGCCAGTACGACGCCCAGGCTGCCGCTGGTAGTCGCGCCGCCTGTTCCGGTGACGGCAATGTTGCCGTACACGCTGGTGACGTCAGTGGAACTTCCCGTCAGTAACACGCCGATCGAACTCGTTGGCGAATGCCCGCCGGAGCCAGTCATGGAGATCGGAGCCGACCCCACGTGGCTTCCGGTCGAAGAAATCGTGCTGATATTGTCAACCAGCACTCCGGTCGCGGACACGTTCACGACGTTACTGTTAAACGGAACACTGCCCGCTGTTCCAGTAATCGAAATGGCACCGACGACACTGGTGATGGCGGTGGAAGTGCCAGCGAGTCGCACGCCGTCAATCGACAGGGTCGTAGTCGTGGGGACGAGGCCGCCGCCCCCTTTGCCGGTGATTTGAATTTTCCCGGCGTTCGCTGCATCGAGCAACGACGAAATCTGACTGTCGACGATCTGGACGCCGATGCGACTGGTGGTGATCGTTCCACCCTGGCTGGCCGTCCCTGCCAGAGTGATGTTCCCCGTGCCGGTCGTTTGGAGCTGTGCTCCCGACAGGTTCACCCCCGTGGCGACCCCAGGTTTCACGACTCCCACATTGCCGCTGAACGAAAGACCGCCGTTGTTCGTGGAAACCGCAGCGCCAGGGTTGAAGGCAATTCCGCCGTCCACATTCGCGCTCAGCGGAAAATCACCAAAGGCGGAAATTCCATTGAAGCTGATCGCCGTCGATGCAGCTCCATCATTCAGCGTGATCGTGAACGCGTCGGTGTAAGCATTCGCTCCGCTATCGTTGAAGACGACCGAAGCCCCGGCGGCAGCGTCGACGATCTGGATGGAGTCGTACTGAGCCAAGTCGCTTAACGTCAGATTGACGGACCCGAACCCGGAGAAATCAGCTGCGTCGGCTACGCCGTCGTTCGTGAAGTTATGCGAATTCGACGCAAACGCGTAACTCGCTCCCTGCGAAACAACCGAAAGTTGCTCGCCGGCAGAGAGCTGAATCGTCAAGGTCGAACCTGTATCGATCACCGCGGCCAGCAGCGTTCGGTTTTCCAGTAATTCACTGAAAGCCCGGCGCGTCGCCGTCCGGCGTTTCCGACGTTGGGCGCCCGACTGCCAGGCCTGGAAGAAACGTACAGACGCTGAGCAGAGGCGTCGAAGAACCATGGCCCAAACTCCAACAAGCGCGAAGGAACAGAGATTCGCAGGATCGCGACCGCAATCCACAATAACGAGACACATCAGCCGGTTTCAATGTCATGGTAGCGACGCCCGAACCCACTGCAATGCTGTTTTGCTGGTTCGCCAGTTGTTCAATTATTGTGCCGGCGGCAGATGAGGTGTGGCTGATGGCTGCCGCTTCTTTCGGATGGCAACTAGGCAGTTTCCTACTTCAAAAGCAGGATTCGACCGTTCTGCAAGAGTGCATATCCCACAAATTTTCCAGGCAATGACAAAATGAGTCTCACCAATCTCACCAAGAGGTTCCAAAATTCCGGTTCCTCGCTCAACCGTTTGACGGAGTGACGTTTCTGGAAACGGACAGACGTGTCTGCGCCCTGATCATCGGCCTCTTACCCCGACAGAGCCGACATCTCGGGGAGAGGGCCAGGCGGCGACTTCTCATTGCTGAATATGTGCTTGCAGCTTGCTTTCCCGAAACTACCATCAGATCAGCCGGCGATTGAAGTCAGCCGGGAGCAAAATGGTGACAAGCAAGGCGGTCAGATGCATTGCAGGTGCGGTTACACGTTCCCGGTTGACTCTGCCATGCGGAATCCTGCAGGCAGATCCTTCGCTTTGATCGACGACAAGGATTACCCAGCCTTCCTCAAAGAGGAAAAGAACGCCATGTTGGCTACTGAAGAGGAATTCAGCTTGAGGGCGATCGCCCGTTCCTGTCGCTATGTCGGATGCTTGCTGGAGTGTCCCGAATGCTCCCGAATTCTGATGCTTCCAGCCAACAGCCTCGAAGCGGCTGCTGAACCGCAGTTCTACAGCAGAGAACCGTAGTTGAGTTGCCTCCCTGTGAGCCCGAGACTCAGATTCTCTCGGGCGTCATGTGACGAACAGTGGCACTGAGAGTCAGAACTCAATACGCGAGTCGGCATGCATCGAAACGGTCATGGTTCCGGAGGGCTGGCATGAACTTTGACAGGGCCAGTGGTCAAATGGTTGCCAACGACATCGATGGCAACGAGTATATTCTGGATTGGGTCGAGACGATTCGGCAGGATGACCATCCGGGCAAGCTGTTGAAGGCCTCGTCGATTGTCATCTTTCGAGACTCGATGGGCAGGGTGATTGGGGTTGAACTGATTGAACCAGACGTATTCGCTCTTTGCGAATCTGGAAGAACGATCTATTTCACGTCCGGCGACAATCCATCCGCGTGGATGTGAACGTGAATTAAGAGACGGACGAAATGGAAAGAAGTGCGGGAGTGTGATTCGAACGCGTCCACACGTGGACGAGGCCAGGACACTTCGAGCTAAGGATGAAAAGGGGGTTGACTCCCCAATTTCATGCGGCAGGACGGTGATCTACGGGGAGCCCGCGCTGCGTCGGGTGTTCTTTGCACCGCTGCGTGCAATAAGGACCGTGGGATGCTAGAAATCACATATTGGGTAAATGGCAAAATTGTGACCGCAGGTGCTTTTCAAAATCAGTTTCCGGCAAAAATCGACGAGTCCTATTTCGATGCCGTCGCCGTGGCCGTCGGGGCAGTCAGATGCAGAAAACATCAGAAGCTGGCGGATGTCTCCGCGAAGGTTGAAGGCCGCGAGATTCGATTCTCGTTTTTCAGTTGTTGCCCGGACGCGGACGACGCGGCGCGGATCGCGATTCAACAACTGTCATGATCGGCATTCGCAAATTTCCGCTCATGCCGTCTGCCTGCAAGTGGCCTGCATTGTAGTTGTCTGAAGTTCGAATGATGTCGACCGACTCATCAGTGGTGTGTTACCAGGTTCATCGCCTGCATTCCTTGCAATCGTGATCGCCGTCAAAATCGGCAGAAACAAACCGTACGCGATTTCTTCCGAGAGTGATGGTGCATTGCTGCATGACAGCGGTCGCATGCGCTCTCACGATAGGCTGACTGACGCCAATGCGCATTCGAGGCGGGCCTGCGGAAAGATTGGAAAAGGAAATGTCGGACGAAACATCGGTTGAGCTGGTTGGCGGCCCTTTGGACGGAGCTGCCTACATCTATCCAAAATCGCCTGTTCAGATTCTCGTGCCTCAGTCCACATCCCAACAACTTATTCCTGACGAGGGGCAAAAAGACCTTTGCACTCTGCGGCCTTTGAATGAGCGTCGAGTTTTCTTGTCGTATGTGGTCAGGCTAGCTCCGGGCGGTGCTCAGCAGAGGAATCGGCTTGGCCGGGTGATTTACGATTATCAAGGGCCGGCCTAGGACAGGGGTTTAAGACCCGCGACAACAGAGACAAGTTCTGACGTCAGGTCGAATCGAGTCGTATGACCGTCATAGTCCTTCACAACGTCAATTTGGTCGGAACCAAGCGAGCTTTCAAATCGAAGCGTGTTAATGGCTCTTGCAAGGCCTAGATGGATGTGGAGATTCTCAAACTGTGCGGCCGTTGACTTGCGTTTGAGACAACTATGAGAACACACATCGAGGCCGACATGAAATTCTCCCCGAACGTGAATATCCGCCGTGACGACAGCCTGGAAGACGGGCAAATCATTGCCCCTTTGCACATCTGTCGAGATCTTCTCAACACAGCTTCCGGCGCGTCAATGATCGTTGGTCAGGAGGGCGACGATGTCGTCTATCTTTGCCCACGGCTCTATGACGAACTTGTCAGCACTCTGCCCACGGAAGCGAACTGACGCCAGGGCGGCTCTGCTTTGATCCGCAACGACTTTGAATTGCGTAACAAGAGCACATCGTCAGCGGAAAGGGTACCGACCGCCTTGCAAGCGGAATCATGTGCCCAGACCCGTGCCCCAACGAGAGACCACGCCTTCTGTTGTTAGCCCATTTTGCGGAATGGGTCTGGAATCCATCGAGAGGCTCTCGGGATTTCTCTGGAAGCTGAATACGGGTCGCCCTGATGTGCCACGATGCCCGCGTTCACGATTTGTCACCTTCCCGGTTTCGCTGGTACGACGTTCCGGCAGTGCTCTTCTTTCGCAAAGCGATCCGTTGCCGGCTATGCGATGGTCGCTACTACGTCATGCGAGGCGGTCAGGTCGATCAGGCGTTCCGCAAGAAGCCCTTTGGCGGGGATGCACCAGTTCATCTGGGCCTCATGTCGCAGCTCTGGCCGTACTACGCTTTCGTCATTGCGCTCGTCGGGAGCATTATTCAAGCGGCTCGGCTGCGGAATGGTGGACATTGATTTCTGCGATAATCTCTCAAGTTGCCACTTGATGGATGTCACTTGAGCGGTTAAAACCGAGACAGCTAGTTCATCGGCCCGCGAACTGGCTTTTAGGGGCTCCCGATGTCAGGCCCGTCATCGGTGAGCCCTTTTTCTTTGGATTCACGGGTGACTGGGTTGCCGCGTCTGAGAACTCCTGACGCCGATATGAAAAGTCTCAGTGCCGCCCTGATCGTAATCGCAGGAGTGGGTCTGTTCTGGATTGGCTATGCCACCCGAGACGCGTCACTGCCAACAAACATGTATGCTGACCACGGGAAGGTCATCCGGTTTGTGGCCTACGCAATCATTGTTTCTCGGACTCGTCGGGTGGTGGAGATCATTGAGCAAGGATGGACCGGAGCACTTTGAGAAAGAATGACCAGTCGACAAAAGAGTGAAAGCTGTCAATGCAATCCCGCTGGCGTCTGAAACTCACTGTCTTGCTGTTGATGGCCTCCAGCCTCATGGGCGGAGTGGCGTTTTGGTTTTCGCAGCCGCGATTGACGGAGGAAGAACGCAGGCTGGTTGGAAAATGGACCATTGAATCTTACGGGAGCTTCTATCAACAGGAATTCTTGCTTCATCGGGCCGTGATCTGACCGAAGTCTTCATTGTCTCGGGATCTGCACCAGTCACCAATTTTGTGACAGTGCTTTCACGGGAACTGAGCCCGTCGGGCAAGCCCGCACCAGAGCACCGCTTTTGTCAGTCAAGATGCGCACTTTTTGTCCGTTGGTGGGGCAAACGTATTCGTACTCGCGCCTCGGTTGCAGTTCGCTTTCTTCTGAACAGAACGGGTGTTGCTGACCGCAGGCTTTGCAGATCGGCCCTTTGAGAAAAGATGCCATGACGGTGCCCTCCTCAATTTGTGGAACGCTGACCCCAGTATACCAACCGATTGCAATGCAATAGCGCGTGCAGGCGATTTTTTTGACGCGTGCATTACTTCCCAGTGAGGAACGGGCAAACTCAACCGCCGCTGGCGCGCCGTTCGCTGAACCCCATGCTGTTCTACAGTCTCCAGTGCTCACCTTGGAGGAACCGGATCATGCCACGCGGTGACAAGTCAGCCTACACTGACAAACAGAAGCGAAAAGCGGAGCACATCGAAGACTCGTATGAGGAGCGAGGGGTTTCTAAAAAGGAAGCTGAGCGTCGAGCCTGGGCGACCGTGAACGCGTCATCCGGCGGTGGGAAGAAATCGGGCACAGGGCGGGGCAGAAAAGAGTCTCAAGCCCCCTCTCGCAAGGGTGGCAAGGCTGGCGGGAAAGCATCTGCTGCCCGATCAGCCGCCGAACGCTCCGCATCAGCCAAGAAAGCCGCAGCGACCAGAAAGCGGAACAAGGCCCACAAAAGCTGAACCGGCTCCACAGCAAACCTCCTGTGTTGTTGAGGGAATGTCCCGGAGGTCTTCTTCACGATGGTCTAAAGAGATCCGTCAGCAGGCTTCCGCACACCGCAGAGGGTTTAGAGCACCGTAACCGCGTTGCAAATCAGTCCCCATCGCATCGGCACCAAGTCACGGTGCTCTTCCGGATGGAGTCGGGCAATTGGCACGGCCTGTGTTGGTGCAATAATGTACGGTTGGCGAATGTCGTCTGGTCTCAAGAGGTCGCATATCTCTTTTAGTTGAGCCGTGATTGCCGCAATTTGAACCGTCCGCACATTTCGCAGCGTCCTCCTATTCCTGGCCGTAAAAATGGCGTGGACCGTGTCGAGCACATCAGGCAGAAACCCCATTCGCTGAAAGTATACGCCCGTTCATTGCCCTCTTGTAATAGACAAACGCGAGCGAACCCTTGTCCAGGTCGACAAGCTGACTGACAAGTTCAGCGGTTTCAAAAGGTTTCTGGCCGCGGCGGAGGCCTGCATGGACGCTCTGCAGTTCGAGCCGACCGGTCCGCTCGACCTGCGAATCTGTGACGCGAGAGAAGCTGCCAGAGTGCTTTTGGATGAGCTTGCCAGTGTCAGGCAGGGAAACGCTGCGCGACTCACTGAGCCTCCGAAGGTCGAGAACTACCCGACCGATCCGGAACACTTTAAAGCGCGTCGATGAGACAATGGACCAGTTTAAGGCAGCGACGACGTAGGCCTTGCAACATCCGATCTTCAGCCTTCACAGCCGCTGATTTCAGCTTTCATCAGGAAATTTTGACACCAATCTTGGGTGGATCGCGGTTTGACAGTAGAGGTTTCACCTACTTCTAGGCCAGTTGTCGGTCAGGACCGTTTGGCCGTGAACCTAACCTGTGAACCTACAATCCGGGCCGTTTGTGGACACGAATAACGAATCGCAACCGCCAAGTACTCGTCGAGAACTGCCTTTAAATTGTCCGAACTGCCAGAAGCCGATTCTGGTGAACGTCGGACTTTGCGGGCACCGTTTAATTCAAGCCATCATGCTCCAAGCAAAGCAGGTCGGAGTCGAACTGGAATGTGAGGCCTGCCACCTGCGATTCATCTTCCATCGTGAGGCACAGGAGAAAATGGAGAACGGGCTGACATTGCCTGGCGTGAATCTCTACCGTCACTGATTCGCAGAGAAAGAACTACATGAGCTGCTAATATGTCCACCATATTTATTGAAGTTTTTTTCAGTCAACCTCGGCATCGAAATTTCGTCTGGGCGCTTGCGCACATGTCCTTATCCTGACAAGAGAAGCTCTGCGAGGGGCAGAGCTGACGTTCTTTTGAGGGAGTTCGAACATGTCACAGCAACAAGACCAAAAGCGTGCCCAAGGTCAGAGCGGGAATCAATTGAATCAGAGCTGCGGCACAGGCAACAAGGCAGGGCAACAACAACACAGCCAGGGCACGAAGGGTGAAGGCGAATGCTGCAACGAACAGCAGCAACCTGGTCAAAAGCAGCGTCAAATTTCTCAACCAGGCAGTAGTCAAAACCGGTAGTTTGCTACAATCTCGCCCTGTGTTCTCCCAGCCCGCCCTGTCGAGTTTGCTCGCCGGGGCGGTTTTGGTCTAGGGTAGCGAAATCACCGCCGTCAGAATCTGTGCCAAGACGATCAATCCAATAGCACCGAGTAGAACGCCGAGAGCCAAGTCAACGGCGAGTCCTTCCTACTGAGAATGAAGTCCAAGTCTGGCGTCGATGAGGAGCCGCATTAGCGTCCATTGAATTCCTTCTGGTGTGTTCCTCGAACAATCTCACCCACCATGTACCAAAAGCGGCAACCATCGTTGCGGCCAATCAGCAAGCCTCTCATCCATTCGGACAAGGTGCCCGAAATGCAGCATCTGAGAACGAGTTCTCAAGGCCGGCAACCATCAACCTGAGTTCCATTGCAAGTGAACTCGATTCGCCTGGCTCACTCGATCGTTCCAGGACGGAAGACGGGATCTTGCGAATACACTTTCCTTGCGGACGCTCCAGTGTCAGCTTGAAC from the Planctomicrobium piriforme genome contains:
- a CDS encoding beta strand repeat-containing protein, with translation MVLRRLCSASVRFFQAWQSGAQRRKRRTATRRAFSELLENRTLLAAVIDTGSTLTIQLSAGEQLSVVSQGASYAFASNSHNFTNDGVADAADFSGFGSVNLTLSDLAQYDSIQIVDAAAGASVVFNDSGANAYTDAFTITLNDGAASTAISFNGISAFGDFPLSANVDGGIAFNPGAAVSTNNGGLSFSGNVGVVKPGVATGVNLSGAQLQTTGTGNITLAGTASQGGTITTSRIGVQIVDSQISSLLDAANAGKIQITGKGGGGLVPTTTTLSIDGVRLAGTSTAITSVVGAISITGTAGSVPFNSNVVNVSATGVLVDNISTISSTGSHVGSAPISMTGSGGHSPTSSIGVLLTGSSTDVTSVYGNIAVTGTGGATTSGSLGVVLAAGSTVASLGIDANASDIVITGKGGTGSLDATGVRIDTQSIVSAIAGDITVTGNGGSATGNAGGIDITGQSQVLITSGALLLDGAAGTGGGVGLRLAQVGGAQIISAGNSSMELRGKAMGAFPDLQFKSGTVIGGAAALGQLALTTRSIEMTGGANGDPVLRSTGRLIVRPRVADATIGLGDGATGEINLSTTELGYFYDGFVSISIGRTYDGTGAIDIKNAPFKDDVFIAGGPINLDGLNVGTNIATVTARVGSITSTTGNPSGPSDVTGPLLISNGDIAPGGTGTGKMVLNAGMFIQSSSSLTVDLKGTAVGTGYDQIAIINPASAVTINGATLYINNDSANPPLVGQRYRIIDLVDPQSFCNTPFAGWPEGGSQTVNGVTYKITYKGGTGNDVVLLVTAVSNATVTNLGPTLVAPIKYEPTVITSTATVVGTGNFANSKLEVWIQNGVYSDWLAGGRVGWGTFYIDGVAKGTITDAEGTEILTAQFNANATREDVEYVIRSITYANSDDSASLTPRQIAFRITTGDFVAGPVTIKQVQVSDTPTLELTAELTSSYTVGFPPSTVSFYTKLRDGGGNYANSKITAQLANAQPTELLSIVASGYVSLNGNQILWHGVVVGTFTGGQGTDPLVVSFNESGSLDAVIETMARISYSDSQQSPAAGLRSVTFKFTDGHGLNSNIVAPKIMVRSNLGLDIAGATANYASGGSPALVTPESTVVGNAEYFANSLLSFNVSNAGSNDRLTIISGGDVTVSGNEISYQGTLVATMSGGVFRDRLNVQFNGSASAAAVQAVLRQGAFFNVTNNPNTTYDRHLFVYLYDSANNVNQGLRKNIHLT
- a CDS encoding plasmid stabilization protein, whose protein sequence is MPRGDKSAYTDKQKRKAEHIEDSYEERGVSKKEAERRAWATVNASSGGGKKSGTGRGRKESQAPSRKGGKAGGKASAARSAAERSASAKKAAATRKRNKAHKS